A region of Thermobifida halotolerans DNA encodes the following proteins:
- the cas6e gene encoding type I-E CRISPR-associated protein Cas6/Cse3/CasE translates to MYLTRFRLNTARSGARKLLASPQAMHAAVMSSFPTLLPSDTSGPRVLWRVDRTSRAEVFLYIVSPPEPDLTHLVEQAGWSTQPEWQTHDYAPFLSRLARGDVWAFRLTANPVHSIRRKPGEPTKLTAHVTPRHQMGWLLSRQDAAGFRVVEKPVEQRRLPQGDEYELVVHNRQNRAFTKKTSKDGLVSLVTATFDGRLEVTDPDALRRTLTTGLGRAKAYGCGLMTLAPADSDR, encoded by the coding sequence ATGTACCTCACCCGCTTCCGCCTCAACACCGCACGCAGCGGGGCGCGTAAACTGCTGGCCTCACCACAGGCCATGCACGCCGCCGTCATGAGTTCCTTCCCGACCCTGCTGCCCAGCGACACCAGCGGTCCGCGCGTGCTGTGGCGAGTCGACCGCACCTCCAGGGCCGAGGTGTTCCTCTACATCGTCAGCCCGCCCGAACCCGACCTGACCCACCTGGTGGAACAGGCCGGATGGTCGACCCAACCAGAGTGGCAGACCCACGACTACGCCCCGTTCCTGTCCCGGCTGGCCAGGGGAGACGTCTGGGCGTTCCGGCTCACCGCCAACCCGGTGCACAGCATCCGCCGCAAGCCCGGAGAGCCGACCAAGCTCACCGCGCACGTCACCCCGCGCCACCAGATGGGCTGGCTGCTGAGTCGCCAGGACGCCGCGGGCTTCCGGGTGGTGGAGAAACCGGTGGAGCAGCGTCGGCTCCCCCAAGGAGACGAGTACGAGCTGGTCGTGCACAACCGCCAGAACCGCGCATTCACCAAGAAGACGTCGAAAGACGGCCTGGTATCCCTGGTCACCGCGACCTTCGACGGCCGACTGGAAGTCACCGACCCCGACGCGCTGCGCCGCACCCTCACCACAGGACTG